A single window of Dermacentor albipictus isolate Rhodes 1998 colony chromosome 1, USDA_Dalb.pri_finalv2, whole genome shotgun sequence DNA harbors:
- the LOC135915321 gene encoding cholinesterase 2-like isoform X1 — protein sequence MSRLQSQLTECLRSSCPEYKNGVFYWTGRSVCVALTVAALSLCGLLALLYRFVCLAGHEPAPLADSLGGTVKGIDHCEGFPGGSADGNVTEYLGVPYGRVGQSGRFAEAAFVEYRPGMPLRLGGVPACPQYPWSPVPRLPTVGTSDSDDCLYLNIWMPGRRATISSGGRCRARPVVVVLHGGRFQFGGGGTYPFYEGRRAAALWDAVVVVPAYRVGAFGFLNMLVPEAPGNVGLLDQALAIRWVHRYVHYFGGDNQRVTLLGQDAGATSIGYHLARNDTPPIRRAILMSGSPFAPQPANAGLRALLNGNALADVLGCGSRRDLPDTATRRRVVECLRKRSAFATVLAADELATSSDLVLFAPSANRDFPWKLAGPVLSEARLKQVDFLVGVARDEGTLHVSELMQAFSLAADQTLTPRRLLSVFLAFLEAYGIQDVDSVLRHYGFDEPSVLDETLGQLFLLELARPMGDFLIYCPTLFFLEKASSVGGRAFFYEFGYSPNYRTWPAWQGVPQFIDFMFATGLLAELDAIKPVSARDMVVARDFARIVAGFAGTGNPNVLPNMLWRRWEPSADGGLVLDYDVDSAYKQGPSFPEKANCDFWRRHFVLTN from the exons TCGCTCTGACAGTGGCCGCGCTCTCGTTGTGCGGTCTGCTGGCGCTGCTGTACCGGTTCGTGTGCCTCGCCGGGCACGAACCGGCGCCGCTCGCGGACAGCCTCGGCGGCACCGTCAAGGGGATCGACCACTGCGAGGGCTTCCCCGGCGGCAGCGCCGACGGCAACGTGACCGAGTACCTCGGCGTTCCGTACGGCCGCGTCGGGCAGTCGGGTCGCTTCGCGGAGGCCGCCTTCGTCGAGTACCGGCCGGGCATGCCGCTGCGGCTTGGCGGCGTACCCGCCTGCCCGCAGTACCCGTGGAGCCCCGTGCCCAGGCTGCCCACAGTCGGCACGAGCGACTCGGACGACTGCCTCTACCTGAACATCTGGATGCCCGGACGCCGGG CCACGATCAGCAGCGGCGGTCGGTGCCGCGCCCGACCCGTGGTGGTGGTACTGCACGGAGGCCGCTTCCAGTTCGGCGGCGGGGGCACGTACCCCTTCTACGAGGGCCGGCGGGCGGCCGCGCTGTGGGACGCCGTCGTGGTCGTGCCCGCGTACAGGGTGGGCGCCTTCGGATTCCTCAACATGCTCGTGCCCGAGGCGCCCGGCAACGTCGGCCTCCTCGACCAGGCCCTGGCCATCCGATGGGTGCACAG GTACGTCCACTATTTCGGCGGCGACAATCAACGCGTCACATTGCTCGGCCAGGATGCTGGTGCCACATCCATCGGCTACCACCTGGCCCGCAACGACACGCCGCCTATACGACGCGCTATCCTGATGAGCGGCTCACCTTTCGCGCCACAGCCGGCCAACGCGGGACTGCGCGCCCTGCTCAACGGCAACGCCTTGGCCGACGTGCTCGGCTGCGGCAGCCGGCGCGACCTGCCGGACACCGCGACGCGGCGGCGGGTGGTCGAGTGCCTGCGGAAGCGCAGCGCATTCGCCACGGTCCTGGCCGCCGACGAGCTGGCCACCAGCAGCGACCTCGTCCTCTTCGCTCCCAGCGCGAACCGCGACTTCCCGTGGAAGCTGGCGGGCCCCGTGCTCTCCGAGGCGAGACTCAAGCAAGTCGACTTCCTGGTGGGCGTCGCGAGGGACGAAGGCACGTTGCACGTGTCCGAACTGATGCAGGCGTTCAGCTTGGCGGCCGACCAAACACTAACACCCCGAAG GCTGCTGTCGGTGTTCCTAGCCTTCCTCGAGGCTTACGGCATCCAAGACGTGGACTCGGTGTTGCGCCACTACGGCTTCGACGAGCCCAGCGTACTGGACGAGACGCTGGGCCAACTGTTCCTGCTGGAGCTGGCCCGTCCCATGGGCGACTTTCTCATCTACTGTCCTACGCTCTTCTTCCTGGAAAAAGCCTCGAGCGTTGGTGGCCGGGCGTTCTTCTACGAGTTCGGATACAGCCCCAATTACAGGACGTGGCCCGCTTGGCAGGGAGTGCCACAGTTCATTGATTTCATGTTTGCGACGGGTCTCCTGGCTGAGCTGGACGCCATTAAGCCAGTCTCAGCGCGGGACATGGTGGTCGCCCGGGACTTTGCCAGGATTGTCGCTGGATTTGCGGGGACCGG GAACCCCAACGTTCTTCCCAACATGCTGTGGCGCCGTTGGGAGCCTTCGGCCGACGGCGGGCTCGTGCTGGATTACGACGTGGACAGCGCGTACAAGCAAGGGCCGAGCTTCCCGGAGAAAGCCAACTGCGACTTCTGGAGAAGACATTTCGTGCTGACAAACTGA